A section of the Streptomyces sp. Je 1-369 genome encodes:
- a CDS encoding DUF6801 domain-containing protein produces MRAHRKRTGVRGILCTVATAGLVAGLVTLTPGVATAAPVQLAQKYTCKFPIISNDPIEIQISSDMPATMNVGETVPEYDIKALTKVSARAAQGLGVMGAVTLEGKATADVVVALPGGEGTLPIKVVNNVAKANIPNPAAAFEVNATGKSPGSLLTWAKPGTAKFDVTGLKLHNMIARDASGAPVQLPPFGDEFDAACTLDAGQKTLLHTMEIKGGGTDPDPDPGPDPTTGKQNVNTKVTPEQGGGQLTMAQAGDTVALSPVEEGAGGKSTGDLQKVTVKDARNGATGWSLTGKVTDFTGSAGAIGADKLGWTPSCATAAGSASTCVPGSQGPVGTAGATLASAPDAAQTGGEFTVGAGLALDVPATAAAGEYASVLTLTLT; encoded by the coding sequence ATGAGAGCTCATCGAAAAAGAACCGGGGTCCGCGGCATCCTGTGTACCGTCGCGACCGCGGGACTCGTCGCCGGTCTGGTCACGCTCACACCCGGCGTCGCCACTGCCGCCCCTGTGCAGCTGGCCCAGAAGTACACGTGCAAGTTCCCGATCATCAGCAACGACCCGATCGAGATCCAGATCTCCTCGGACATGCCCGCCACCATGAACGTCGGCGAGACGGTCCCCGAGTACGACATCAAGGCCCTCACCAAGGTCAGCGCGCGGGCCGCCCAAGGGCTCGGCGTCATGGGCGCGGTGACCCTGGAGGGCAAGGCCACGGCGGACGTGGTCGTCGCGCTGCCCGGCGGCGAGGGCACCCTGCCGATCAAGGTGGTCAACAACGTCGCCAAGGCGAACATCCCCAACCCCGCCGCCGCGTTCGAGGTCAACGCGACCGGCAAGTCACCCGGCTCCTTGCTGACCTGGGCCAAGCCCGGCACCGCCAAGTTCGACGTCACGGGCCTCAAGCTGCACAACATGATCGCCCGGGACGCGTCCGGCGCCCCGGTCCAGCTCCCGCCGTTCGGCGACGAGTTCGACGCAGCCTGCACGCTCGACGCGGGCCAGAAGACGCTCCTGCACACCATGGAGATCAAGGGCGGCGGCACCGACCCCGATCCGGACCCCGGCCCCGACCCCACGACCGGCAAGCAGAACGTGAACACCAAGGTCACGCCGGAGCAGGGCGGCGGTCAGCTCACCATGGCCCAGGCGGGCGACACCGTCGCGCTGTCACCGGTCGAGGAGGGCGCGGGCGGTAAATCGACCGGCGACCTGCAGAAGGTGACCGTCAAGGACGCCCGTAACGGCGCCACCGGCTGGTCGCTCACCGGGAAGGTCACCGACTTCACGGGCAGCGCCGGCGCCATCGGCGCGGACAAGCTCGGCTGGACGCCGTCCTGCGCGACGGCGGCCGGCTCGGCCAGCACATGTGTGCCCGGCTCGCAGGGGCCGGTCGGCACGGCGGGCGCCACGCTGGCGAGCGCGCCCGACGCGGCGCAGACCGGCGGCGAGTTCACGGTCGGCGCGGGCCTCGCGCTCGACGTACCGGCGACCGCGGCGGCGGGTGAGTACGCGTCCGTGCTCACGCTGACGCTGACCTGA
- a CDS encoding type I polyketide synthase has translation MLSSEEILDAVLGVSPFGRPDARLVSAVCRAGGLGVLDLGTGDRHAREELARLCRWEPERFGVRVGERCALRPADLDALPPGRPHAVLLGLGSAWPAGELSGYYWVLVEVASREEAVRAVADGADGLVVCGSEGGGESGARGAGGLSAGAPPVGGPSTFVLLQQILADPDLPVPVWACGGIGPRTAAAAVMGGAAGVVLDTQLALLAESGLPERERAVLATMDGVGTTAVNGGRIPRRDQARAALPVDGGRTPHRPRDTPPRHPREPRHPQERPLPVGEDGFLAARFAARWGTAAEAVRGIRTAIAQAAAPPAPRAPGTELPVAQGPMTRVSDCPEFAAAVAHEGGLPFLALALADGEQSRALLTATRAELHDRPWGVGILGFAEEGIREAQLAAVREARPSHAVIAGGRPGQAAELEAAGIRTFLHVPSAVLLRQYLDAGARRFVFEGSECGGHVGPLASFPLWEAQLAVLEEYADAGPEVLAQTQVMFAGGIHDARSSAMVTALTAPLAARGMAVGVLMGTAYLFTREAVALGAVQPGFQRQVVAAESTALLRTAPGHATRCVPSPFTATFAVEEERLREQGLAPERRWAELERLNLGRLRIASKGVERRDGELLTADEPRQLAAGMFMAGQVSLLRTRPTTIRALHTEVGAGAADFLAARRAALRPRFPLPEPSPTEAAMAPEPLDVAVVGMACMFPRADGLDAYWAQILDGTDAVTEVPADRWDPAVHYGADSGRTPSRWGGFLPRIPFDPLSYGIPPASLGAIEPVQLLALEAARRALDDAGYADRSFDRSRASVIFGAEAGSDLAHATTLRTVLPSYVDSVPEALSGQLPRLTEDSFPGMLANVISGRIANRLDLGGANYTVDAACASSLAAVDAACKELVHGTSDLVLCGGADLHNGINDYLLFASVGAMSPTGRCRTFDAAADGIALGEGVACVVLKRLADAERDGDRVYAVIRGVGRSSDGRSLGLTAPGPAGQRAALERAYAQARISPAEVGLVEAHGTGTVVGDRTELAVLTQVFTEAGAGTGDCALGSVKSQIGHTKCAAGLAGLIKTSLALHTGVLPPTCQLTRPNPAWDPHTSPFSFHTEARPWAAAPAERRAGVSAFGFGGTNFHVVLRAHEGGAPPSHGHAHWPAELFTFRGDDQEAAAREVRWLLDLVDQLDRGPTTPRLRDVAATAARRAAGRPGPVRIAVVARDVDSLSGLLRRASAGEDDPAAGIFVGGVTGSGTFGDGGRVAFLFPGQGSQRPGMSGELLIAFPETQQHLRLGSACAQALYPPADFIPDADERSRAGLTDTRNAQPALGIAGLATADLLTRAGVRPDMAAGHSYGELVALCAAGAFTPDDLLALSTRRAEAIVDAAGEDAGAMAAVGAGEAATLAVLRGAGQADQVVLANLNAPDQCVISGSTSAVRAAVAALGDAGHGAKMLPVACAFHSPLVAGAGPVFAEALAEVTVRETEFPVWANATAAPYPYSPEAIRAGLAAQIASPVRFAAQIEAMYEAGARIFVEVGPGRVLSTLVGRVLGDDRPHRTIPTEPHAGAGLPGFLTALARLAVEGVPVDTGWLFHGRATTDLADPEGSASAGASPGWTVDGHLVRDASGEPLPGALRPARRITLEADVSDAGRPDRDELLTEFLRGTREVVAAQRDVLMAYFGGSALAAAGSVEVPLPEQGQETETETASVRVPAPEPVAAPVPAPREPATGADLLDAVLRIISGRTGYPADMIEPDLDLEADLGIDSIKRTEIAGELAGLLGGGADAMGLGDTELEALSRARTAEAITQWLTARRVASTGVGASEARRNETRDDVPLGTAPKRYVVGRVPLPLPPGAADLDLTGKRFAVLGGAPSGAGPSTAMNAERGTPRTDRADRVARSVTAELRQRGADVVLLDRDHELTDASAGAGGDRSTPNPNPNASRPHAPHLDGVIHLGALAEGAPPALPTGFAAYVAVLAPRPAWLIAACPVTGAAGAGLPGLFRTVAHEYPATNSRLVRVAESSAWPPDEELARALVAELSDPQPEPVVDHTPEGRFVPRAEAAPPGPSAHRGAGPAGGDGSAEVLACGLTRESVVVLAGGGRGITARFALALATAARCRVELLGRTPLPDTPEGPETAAARDRAELRAALAAQGDRNPAEVDRTAGLILAQREVAATLAELGRLGSPARYHVTDLRDPDAVDRALKEVMAEYGRIDGVVGGAGVIEDRLMVDKDAASFARVYGTKVDGARHLLDAAAALYDPQHPLFAVLFGSVSAVLGNRGQCDYAAANDALESLGADWSARTGNRALTVHWGPWAPTGGHAGMVTPELGRDYARRGVRLIDPDEGVLALLRELAWGDPAATSVVLTASTL, from the coding sequence ATGCTGTCTTCTGAGGAAATCCTGGACGCGGTCCTCGGGGTGAGCCCTTTCGGTCGCCCGGACGCCCGTCTGGTGAGCGCGGTGTGCCGGGCGGGCGGCCTCGGCGTGCTCGACCTCGGGACGGGTGACCGGCACGCACGCGAGGAACTCGCCCGGCTCTGCCGCTGGGAGCCGGAACGGTTCGGGGTGCGGGTGGGCGAGCGGTGCGCGTTGCGCCCCGCCGACCTGGACGCACTGCCGCCGGGTCGCCCGCACGCGGTGCTGCTGGGCCTGGGGTCCGCCTGGCCGGCCGGCGAACTCAGCGGCTACTACTGGGTGTTGGTCGAGGTCGCCAGCCGCGAGGAGGCTGTCCGGGCGGTGGCCGACGGGGCCGACGGCCTGGTCGTGTGTGGCAGCGAGGGTGGCGGCGAGAGCGGCGCTCGGGGTGCGGGAGGGCTGAGCGCGGGTGCCCCGCCTGTCGGTGGCCCGAGCACCTTCGTTCTTCTGCAGCAGATCCTCGCCGACCCCGACCTGCCGGTGCCCGTCTGGGCGTGCGGCGGCATCGGCCCCCGTACCGCCGCGGCCGCCGTGATGGGCGGCGCGGCCGGTGTCGTCCTCGACACGCAGCTCGCCCTGCTCGCGGAATCCGGCCTGCCCGAACGCGAACGCGCCGTGCTCGCGACGATGGACGGGGTCGGGACCACCGCGGTCAACGGGGGACGGATCCCGCGCCGCGACCAGGCTCGGGCGGCGCTTCCCGTCGACGGCGGACGGACGCCGCACCGCCCCCGAGACACGCCTCCGCGCCACCCGCGAGAGCCGCGCCATCCCCAAGAGCGCCCGCTTCCCGTCGGCGAGGACGGCTTCCTCGCCGCCCGGTTCGCCGCCCGCTGGGGCACCGCCGCGGAGGCGGTACGTGGAATACGTACCGCCATCGCCCAGGCAGCGGCGCCCCCCGCACCCCGCGCCCCCGGCACCGAACTCCCCGTGGCGCAGGGCCCGATGACCAGGGTCAGCGACTGCCCGGAGTTCGCCGCGGCCGTCGCCCACGAGGGCGGGCTGCCGTTCCTCGCGCTGGCACTCGCGGACGGCGAACAGTCCCGCGCCCTCCTCACCGCCACCCGCGCCGAGCTGCACGACCGCCCGTGGGGCGTCGGCATCCTCGGCTTCGCCGAAGAGGGAATCCGCGAGGCCCAGCTCGCGGCGGTACGGGAGGCCCGGCCCAGCCACGCCGTCATCGCGGGCGGCAGACCCGGACAGGCCGCCGAACTGGAGGCCGCCGGCATCCGGACCTTCCTGCACGTCCCGTCGGCCGTGCTGCTGCGGCAGTACCTGGACGCAGGAGCCCGCAGGTTCGTGTTCGAGGGCTCCGAGTGCGGCGGGCACGTCGGGCCGCTCGCCTCCTTCCCCCTGTGGGAGGCGCAGTTGGCCGTACTGGAGGAGTACGCGGACGCCGGTCCCGAGGTGCTCGCGCAGACCCAGGTGATGTTCGCCGGAGGCATCCACGACGCGCGGTCCTCCGCGATGGTCACGGCCCTCACCGCGCCGCTCGCCGCGCGGGGCATGGCGGTCGGCGTCCTCATGGGCACCGCGTACCTCTTCACGCGGGAGGCGGTCGCCCTCGGCGCCGTACAGCCGGGCTTCCAGCGGCAGGTCGTCGCCGCGGAGTCGACGGCGCTCCTGCGTACCGCGCCCGGCCACGCCACCCGCTGCGTGCCGAGCCCCTTCACCGCGACGTTCGCCGTGGAGGAGGAGCGGCTGCGGGAGCAGGGCCTGGCGCCGGAGCGCAGATGGGCGGAGCTGGAGCGCCTGAACCTGGGGCGGCTGCGCATCGCCAGCAAGGGCGTGGAGCGGCGCGACGGCGAGCTGCTCACCGCCGACGAGCCGCGTCAGCTGGCCGCCGGGATGTTCATGGCGGGGCAGGTGTCGTTGCTGCGTACGCGACCGACCACGATCCGCGCGCTGCACACGGAGGTCGGGGCAGGGGCGGCGGACTTCCTGGCCGCGCGGCGGGCCGCTCTGCGCCCCCGCTTTCCGCTCCCGGAGCCGTCGCCGACCGAGGCCGCCATGGCGCCCGAGCCGCTGGACGTCGCCGTCGTCGGCATGGCCTGCATGTTCCCGCGGGCGGACGGCCTCGACGCCTACTGGGCGCAGATCCTCGACGGTACCGACGCCGTCACCGAAGTCCCCGCCGACCGCTGGGACCCGGCGGTCCACTACGGCGCCGACAGCGGCCGCACCCCCTCACGCTGGGGCGGCTTCCTGCCCAGGATCCCCTTCGACCCGCTGTCCTACGGCATTCCGCCCGCCTCGCTCGGCGCCATCGAACCCGTCCAGCTCCTCGCCCTCGAAGCGGCCCGCCGCGCCCTCGACGACGCCGGGTACGCGGACCGCTCCTTCGACCGCTCCCGCGCCTCGGTCATCTTCGGCGCGGAGGCGGGCAGCGACCTCGCCCACGCCACCACGCTGCGCACGGTCCTGCCCTCCTACGTCGACTCCGTGCCGGAGGCGCTGTCCGGGCAGCTGCCCCGCCTCACCGAGGACTCGTTCCCCGGCATGCTCGCCAACGTCATCTCCGGCCGCATCGCCAACCGCCTCGACCTCGGCGGCGCCAACTACACGGTCGACGCGGCCTGCGCCTCCTCGCTCGCCGCCGTCGACGCCGCCTGCAAGGAACTCGTCCACGGCACGAGTGACCTGGTGCTGTGCGGCGGCGCCGACCTGCACAACGGCATCAACGACTACCTGCTCTTCGCCTCCGTGGGCGCCATGTCCCCGACCGGCCGCTGCCGCACGTTCGACGCGGCCGCCGACGGCATCGCGCTCGGGGAGGGCGTGGCCTGCGTGGTGCTCAAGCGGCTCGCCGACGCCGAACGCGACGGCGACCGCGTCTACGCCGTGATCAGGGGAGTGGGCCGCTCCAGCGACGGTCGCTCCCTGGGCCTCACCGCGCCGGGCCCCGCGGGTCAGCGCGCCGCACTGGAACGCGCGTACGCCCAGGCCCGCATCTCGCCCGCCGAGGTCGGACTGGTCGAGGCGCACGGAACGGGTACGGTCGTCGGCGACCGTACCGAACTCGCGGTACTGACCCAGGTGTTCACGGAGGCCGGAGCCGGGACCGGCGACTGCGCGCTCGGCTCGGTCAAGTCCCAGATCGGCCACACGAAGTGCGCGGCGGGCCTGGCGGGCCTCATCAAGACGTCCCTGGCCCTCCACACCGGGGTCCTGCCGCCGACTTGTCAACTGACCCGCCCCAACCCGGCCTGGGACCCGCACACCAGCCCCTTCTCCTTCCACACCGAGGCACGCCCGTGGGCGGCGGCACCCGCCGAACGCCGCGCCGGGGTCAGCGCGTTCGGCTTCGGCGGCACGAATTTCCACGTCGTCCTGCGCGCCCACGAAGGCGGAGCGCCCCCGTCGCACGGGCACGCCCACTGGCCCGCCGAGTTGTTCACGTTCCGCGGCGACGACCAGGAAGCGGCGGCCCGCGAGGTGCGGTGGCTGCTCGACCTCGTCGACCAGCTCGACCGCGGGCCGACCACGCCACGCCTGCGGGATGTAGCGGCCACGGCTGCCCGGCGTGCGGCGGGGCGTCCAGGGCCGGTACGCATCGCGGTCGTCGCCCGCGACGTGGACAGCCTGTCGGGGCTGCTGAGGCGAGCATCGGCAGGCGAGGACGACCCGGCGGCCGGAATCTTCGTGGGAGGGGTAACGGGGAGCGGCACGTTCGGGGACGGCGGCCGCGTCGCCTTCCTCTTCCCCGGCCAGGGCAGCCAACGTCCCGGCATGAGCGGCGAACTGCTCATCGCCTTCCCCGAGACACAGCAACACCTGCGCCTCGGCTCCGCCTGCGCTCAGGCGCTCTACCCACCGGCCGACTTCATCCCCGACGCGGACGAACGCAGCCGCGCCGGCCTCACGGACACCCGCAATGCCCAACCGGCCCTGGGCATTGCGGGGCTGGCCACCGCCGACCTGCTCACCCGCGCGGGAGTACGCCCGGACATGGCCGCCGGGCACTCCTACGGCGAACTCGTGGCCCTCTGCGCGGCGGGCGCCTTCACGCCGGACGACCTGCTCGCGCTGAGTACCCGCCGCGCCGAAGCCATCGTCGACGCGGCGGGCGAGGACGCGGGCGCCATGGCGGCGGTGGGGGCGGGGGAGGCCGCGACCCTGGCGGTACTGCGGGGGGCGGGGCAGGCGGACCAGGTGGTGCTGGCCAACCTCAACGCGCCGGACCAGTGCGTCATCTCGGGCTCGACCTCGGCGGTCCGGGCCGCGGTGGCCGCGCTGGGCGACGCGGGGCACGGCGCCAAGATGCTGCCGGTCGCCTGCGCCTTCCACAGCCCGCTCGTCGCGGGCGCGGGACCGGTGTTCGCCGAGGCCCTCGCGGAAGTGACCGTGCGGGAAACGGAGTTCCCGGTGTGGGCCAACGCCACCGCCGCGCCCTACCCGTACTCGCCCGAGGCCATCAGGGCCGGTCTCGCCGCGCAGATCGCGTCACCCGTCCGCTTCGCCGCGCAGATCGAGGCGATGTACGAGGCCGGGGCGAGGATCTTCGTCGAGGTGGGCCCCGGACGCGTGCTGAGCACGCTGGTCGGCCGCGTCCTCGGCGACGACCGTCCGCACCGGACGATTCCCACCGAACCGCACGCGGGCGCCGGACTGCCCGGCTTCCTCACCGCCCTCGCCCGCCTCGCGGTCGAAGGCGTGCCCGTGGACACGGGGTGGCTGTTCCACGGCCGCGCGACGACCGACCTGGCCGACCCTGAGGGGTCCGCGTCGGCAGGCGCGTCGCCGGGCTGGACTGTCGACGGCCACCTTGTCCGGGACGCCTCGGGCGAGCCGCTGCCGGGCGCGTTGCGCCCGGCCCGACGTATCACTCTGGAGGCGGATGTGTCCGATGCGGGGCGGCCGGACCGGGACGAGCTGCTGACCGAGTTCCTGCGAGGGACGCGGGAGGTGGTGGCGGCTCAGCGGGACGTTTTGATGGCGTACTTCGGGGGTTCGGCGCTGGCGGCGGCGGGGTCGGTGGAGGTGCCCCTGCCGGAGCAGGGGCAGGAAACGGAAACGGAGACGGCGTCCGTACGTGTGCCCGCCCCCGAGCCAGTGGCCGCGCCCGTGCCCGCGCCCCGGGAGCCCGCCACCGGCGCCGACCTGCTCGACGCCGTCCTGCGGATCATCAGCGGCCGCACGGGCTACCCGGCGGACATGATCGAGCCCGACCTCGACCTGGAGGCCGACCTTGGCATCGACTCCATCAAACGCACCGAGATCGCCGGGGAGCTGGCGGGGCTGCTGGGTGGGGGAGCGGACGCGATGGGACTCGGCGACACCGAACTCGAAGCGCTGTCCCGGGCGCGTACGGCGGAGGCGATCACGCAGTGGCTTACGGCGAGGCGGGTGGCGTCGACGGGGGTGGGCGCGTCCGAGGCCCGCCGGAACGAAACGCGGGATGACGTGCCGCTCGGGACGGCGCCCAAGCGGTACGTGGTGGGGCGGGTACCGCTGCCGCTGCCACCTGGGGCGGCGGACCTGGACCTGACCGGCAAACGGTTCGCGGTGCTGGGTGGCGCACCCTCGGGCGCCGGACCGTCGACGGCCATGAACGCGGAACGGGGCACCCCACGGACCGACCGCGCGGACAGGGTGGCGCGCTCGGTGACGGCCGAGCTACGGCAACGCGGGGCGGACGTCGTACTGCTCGACCGGGACCACGAACTGACCGATGCCTCCGCTGGGGCGGGCGGCGACCGATCGACACCCAACCCCAACCCCAACGCCTCCAGGCCGCACGCCCCCCACCTCGACGGCGTCATCCACCTCGGTGCCCTGGCGGAGGGCGCCCCGCCCGCGCTCCCCACCGGCTTCGCCGCCTACGTCGCCGTGCTGGCCCCGCGCCCGGCCTGGCTGATCGCCGCCTGCCCCGTCACCGGTGCCGCAGGAGCCGGTCTGCCCGGTCTGTTCCGTACCGTCGCGCACGAGTACCCCGCCACCAACAGCCGGTTGGTGCGCGTGGCCGAGTCGTCCGCGTGGCCTCCGGACGAGGAACTCGCCCGCGCGCTGGTGGCCGAACTGTCCGACCCGCAGCCCGAGCCCGTCGTCGACCACACGCCCGAAGGCCGTTTCGTGCCCCGCGCGGAGGCGGCCCCTCCGGGGCCGTCCGCACACCGTGGCGCGGGCCCCGCAGGGGGCGACGGCAGCGCCGAAGTGCTGGCCTGCGGGCTGACCCGCGAGTCGGTCGTGGTCCTCGCCGGGGGAGGCCGCGGCATCACCGCCCGCTTCGCCCTCGCCCTGGCCACCGCCGCGCGCTGCCGCGTCGAACTCCTGGGCCGTACGCCACTCCCCGACACCCCCGAAGGTCCGGAAACAGCCGCCGCGCGGGACCGTGCCGAGCTGCGGGCGGCCCTCGCCGCGCAGGGCGACCGGAACCCGGCCGAGGTCGACCGGACCGCCGGGCTCATCCTCGCCCAGCGCGAAGTGGCCGCCACTCTGGCCGAGTTGGGACGACTGGGCAGCCCCGCCCGCTACCACGTCACCGATCTGCGCGACCCGGACGCCGTCGACCGCGCACTGAAGGAGGTCATGGCCGAGTACGGCCGGATCGACGGTGTCGTCGGCGGTGCGGGCGTCATCGAGGACCGGCTGATGGTCGACAAGGACGCCGCCTCCTTCGCCCGCGTGTACGGCACCAAGGTGGACGGAGCGCGCCACCTCCTCGACGCGGCCGCCGCCCTCTACGACCCACAACACCCTCTGTTCGCCGTCCTGTTCGGCAGCGTCTCCGCCGTGCTCGGCAACCGCGGCCAGTGCGACTACGCCGCCGCCAACGACGCCCTGGAAAGCCTCGGCGCGGACTGGTCCGCCCGTACGGGCAACCGCGCGCTCACCGTCCACTGGGGCCCCTGGGCGCCGACGGGCGGCCACGCCGGGATGGTCACGCCGGAGCTCGGCCGCGACTACGCACGCCGCGGCGTCCGCCTCATCGACCCCGACGAAGGCGTGCTCGCCCTGCTCCGCGAACTCGCCTGGGGCGACCCGGCCGCGACGTCCGTCGTCCTCACCGCGTCAACCCTGTGA